TAGATATGAAAATATTGAAATTGATAAAGCACAATTTTTGAGAGTTGAAACAAAAGACCAATTGGATTCTTTTGTTAAAAATGTAGCAACAATTTTTTCTGAAGAGGTAACAGATTCAAAGAAATTTTATGGATTATTTGAACAATATCAAAAAATAAGTGACCTGTTTATAATAAAATATGAAGATGAATATGTTGGAACAGGCCACCTTATCCATTTTGATGATAAGAGTACTGTAATTGATGATATTACAATGCTTGAATCAGTTAGAGGGAAAGGTCTTGCAACATTTTTAATGAAATCGTTAATTAATAGATGTCTTGAAAAAGGCCAAAAAGAAGTATATTTATTTGGAAGCGAAATGGCTTTTAATATTTATAAAAAACTTGGCTTTATAGAAGAAGACTTCTGATTAGAACAATATAAA
This sequence is a window from Spiroplasma diminutum CUAS-1. Protein-coding genes within it:
- a CDS encoding GNAT family N-acetyltransferase codes for the protein MELKYKSKISDIKKYDIIAKVYLSYYVDPIYNEITQNQTENHEVLTFKNHPSSIIKSNWNYEFENLDEVKEFKPKFLTNFTTKEYKNMELTNGIEFKTNYKFMALDLNEKDRYENIEIDKAQFLRVETKDQLDSFVKNVATIFSEEVTDSKKFYGLFEQYQKISDLFIIKYEDEYVGTGHLIHFDDKSTVIDDITMLESVRGKGLATFLMKSLINRCLEKGQKEVYLFGSEMAFNIYKKLGFIEEDFWLEQYKINY